A genomic region of Desulfatirhabdium butyrativorans DSM 18734 contains the following coding sequences:
- a CDS encoding FadR/GntR family transcriptional regulator, which yields MKHFKPIKTDRIYEKVLDQLKGAILTSRFKPGEKLPSERELCEEFQVSRGVIREAIRALELRGFVLIRQGPAGGAYVTDLGFNQVGNAFLDLFKTNKLSMKDIAQVRMHVEPEVARLAAKHFDPSQMDMLLNLEKEEHVDYVSYEDRIDRLTRVHKALAKICGNPFFEAIVRSMLLLTAEVVLKVASNHDLLHGPGEHLRVIQAVISRNEEEAAREMAEHLRQFSQNLIEMEKTYRRQIVQE from the coding sequence ATGAAACATTTCAAGCCGATCAAAACGGATCGGATCTATGAAAAAGTATTGGATCAACTGAAAGGGGCGATTCTGACCAGCCGATTCAAACCGGGCGAAAAATTGCCTTCCGAGCGGGAGCTCTGCGAAGAATTTCAGGTCAGTCGCGGGGTAATCCGTGAAGCAATCCGGGCGCTCGAATTGCGCGGGTTTGTTCTCATACGGCAAGGGCCTGCCGGAGGGGCCTATGTGACCGATCTGGGGTTCAACCAGGTAGGGAATGCATTCCTGGACCTCTTCAAGACGAACAAGTTGTCCATGAAAGACATTGCTCAGGTTCGAATGCACGTCGAACCGGAAGTGGCTCGTCTGGCAGCCAAACATTTCGATCCTTCCCAGATGGATATGCTGCTGAATCTGGAAAAGGAAGAACATGTCGATTACGTATCCTATGAAGATCGAATCGATCGATTGACCCGTGTACACAAGGCGTTGGCCAAGATTTGCGGAAATCCGTTTTTCGAGGCGATCGTCCGATCCATGCTCCTGTTGACCGCCGAAGTCGTTCTGAAGGTGGCATCGAACCACGATCTGCTTCACGGTCCGGGTGAACACCTCCGGGTCATTCAGGCCGTCATTTCCCGGAACGAAGAAGAAGCAGCCCGTGAAATGGCAGAGCATTTGCGGCAGTTTTCACAGAATCTGATTGAAATGGAAAAGACGTACAGGCGGCAGATCGTTCAGGAGTAG
- a CDS encoding TRAP transporter small permease — protein MIAFLEIQTNRIAVILYWIAGAAIVAMMLLTCADVLLRYAVTLHQSIGWSLLSGLKPIPGTFELASFLGAVAAACAMAHTAIKKGHVAVSFAVELLPERYRRIMEGLTHTFSLLLFVLLSWQAFVYGGNLRESGEVSPTLQLPFYIFVYGIGVASIAVCLVLSLDLVKIFRRIDNT, from the coding sequence ATGATCGCTTTTCTGGAAATCCAAACCAACAGGATTGCCGTAATCCTGTACTGGATTGCAGGTGCCGCCATCGTCGCGATGATGCTGCTCACCTGCGCCGACGTGCTGCTCCGCTATGCCGTCACACTGCACCAGTCCATCGGATGGTCATTGCTTTCCGGTTTGAAACCGATACCGGGGACCTTCGAGCTTGCGAGCTTCCTGGGCGCGGTCGCAGCCGCCTGCGCCATGGCCCATACGGCCATCAAAAAAGGTCATGTTGCCGTCAGTTTCGCCGTCGAGCTGCTCCCTGAAAGGTACCGGAGGATCATGGAGGGCTTGACCCACACCTTCTCGCTGCTTCTGTTCGTTCTTCTGTCCTGGCAGGCGTTTGTCTATGGAGGCAATCTCCGGGAGTCGGGAGAAGTGTCCCCCACGCTGCAGCTTCCTTTCTACATTTTCGTATATGGAATCGGCGTTGCGTCGATAGCGGTCTGTCTCGTCCTATCGCTTGACCTGGTAAAAATCTTTCGGAGGATAGACAACACATGA
- a CDS encoding DUF3237 domain-containing protein: MKTNTDVPVAAMPALRLLYSSLIEVGAPLVIGNTPAGFRRVVPILGGRFSGPRIRGRVLPGGADWQVVRLDGTLEVEARYTLETEEGQLISVTNRGLRHGPREIIERLVAGMDVSPDLYYFRTVPVLETGDPSLAWLNTTVAVASGERHPNHVVITVYEVL, translated from the coding sequence ATGAAAACGAATACGGATGTTCCCGTTGCAGCGATGCCGGCACTTCGGCTGCTCTACTCGTCCTTGATAGAGGTCGGTGCTCCGTTGGTGATTGGCAACACGCCTGCGGGCTTTCGCCGCGTGGTCCCGATTCTTGGAGGCAGGTTTTCCGGTCCCCGGATCCGAGGGCGGGTTCTGCCAGGCGGTGCGGACTGGCAGGTCGTCCGGTTGGACGGAACGCTCGAAGTGGAAGCCCGCTATACCCTGGAGACGGAAGAGGGCCAGCTCATCTCCGTTACCAACCGTGGGCTTCGGCACGGCCCTCGGGAAATCATCGAACGACTGGTTGCAGGTATGGATGTTTCACCGGATCTCTACTATTTCCGGACGGTCCCGGTTCTCGAGACCGGAGACCCCTCGCTTGCCTGGCTGAATACCACCGTTGCCGTGGCATCCGGAGAACGTCATCCAAACCATGTCGTTATTACGGTATATGAAGTCTTGTAG
- a CDS encoding class I adenylate-forming enzyme family protein, whose product MNLAFILKQSASWFGNRPALIEKDTHITYQELDARSGRIASALLNLGIHPGDTVGICAPNSIEWVVSYFGIMKAGAVAATFPNAARGTELKQLIHEVKPRMIFASPEHLSDLRDIQTSGILERIICPDGDLDVQRLMASGSDAFDIVDRDRDDACAILFTGGTTGIPKGAVLSHENILTSIQNVVFNERSRETDCALCFLPLNHVFGQIHILDATLLSGGCVELMPAFDMERILEMLSMGRITKLFAVPTVYARLLSLPSLKETLGAVQYCFSAAASMAAEMVRQWKDLTGLAIHEAYGMTESASMVTYNHYRRHVIGSVGTPVGTVEVQIRDMDGRRIGMGQTGEICIRGRNIMRGYLNRPEETQAVFWGDWFRSGDLGMLDENGYLYIVDRLKDMIITGGENVYPREVEDRLYGRPEIQECAVIGVPDPEWGERVTAFIVGRPGFTVDPQALKASLKSCLAPFKVPKEFRIVDALPKSPSGKILKRSLREGQHR is encoded by the coding sequence ATGAATCTCGCGTTTATTTTGAAACAGTCCGCATCGTGGTTCGGCAATAGGCCGGCATTGATCGAGAAGGATACCCACATCACCTATCAGGAATTGGACGCCCGAAGTGGCCGCATCGCATCTGCTCTCCTGAACCTTGGAATTCATCCGGGCGATACGGTTGGCATCTGCGCTCCCAATTCGATCGAATGGGTCGTTTCCTACTTTGGCATCATGAAGGCGGGTGCGGTTGCAGCCACTTTTCCAAATGCCGCAAGGGGAACCGAACTGAAGCAACTGATACACGAGGTCAAACCCCGGATGATCTTCGCTTCGCCGGAGCATTTGAGCGACCTCCGGGATATCCAAACCTCCGGCATTTTGGAGCGCATCATCTGTCCCGACGGGGATCTGGATGTTCAGCGTTTAATGGCATCCGGTTCCGATGCCTTTGATATCGTTGACCGGGATCGGGACGATGCCTGCGCGATTCTCTTCACGGGAGGAACCACCGGCATCCCGAAAGGAGCCGTCCTCAGCCACGAAAACATCCTGACTTCCATTCAGAACGTGGTATTCAACGAACGATCTCGGGAAACCGACTGCGCCCTCTGTTTTCTTCCCTTAAACCATGTCTTCGGTCAGATCCATATCCTCGATGCCACCCTGCTCAGCGGAGGATGCGTCGAGCTCATGCCCGCCTTCGACATGGAACGCATCCTTGAGATGCTTTCGATGGGTCGCATCACCAAACTCTTTGCCGTACCCACCGTGTATGCCAGGTTGCTCTCCCTGCCGTCCCTGAAAGAAACCCTCGGAGCGGTGCAGTACTGCTTTTCCGCGGCTGCCAGCATGGCGGCCGAGATGGTTCGACAATGGAAGGATCTTACGGGACTTGCCATTCATGAGGCTTACGGCATGACGGAAAGCGCCTCCATGGTCACCTATAACCATTATCGGCGCCATGTGATCGGATCCGTCGGAACGCCCGTGGGTACCGTCGAAGTGCAGATTCGGGATATGGATGGTCGCAGGATTGGAATGGGACAGACGGGGGAAATTTGTATCCGGGGCCGCAACATCATGCGGGGATATCTCAACCGGCCGGAGGAGACACAGGCCGTGTTCTGGGGAGACTGGTTTCGAAGCGGCGATCTGGGCATGCTGGATGAAAATGGCTATCTGTATATTGTCGATCGACTGAAGGATATGATCATCACAGGCGGCGAAAACGTTTATCCCCGAGAAGTGGAAGATCGGCTGTACGGCCGGCCGGAAATCCAGGAGTGCGCGGTTATCGGAGTGCCGGATCCGGAATGGGGAGAGCGGGTAACGGCCTTCATCGTCGGCAGGCCGGGGTTTACAGTCGATCCACAGGCCCTCAAGGCCAGCCTGAAATCCTGCCTGGCACCGTTCAAGGTACCCAAGGAATTCCGCATCGTCGACGCGCTTCCCAAAAGCCCATCCGGCAAAATCCTAAAAAGGTCCCTTCGTGAGGGACAACATCGATGA
- a CDS encoding TRAP transporter large permease, translating into MSLMTIGVLGIVVLIALLFSNMPVGFVMGFIGFLGFWYVRGLEAGLSLLIRDFFEVFSSYGLTVIPLFVFMGQIAFYSGISRRLYDAAYILIGNRPGGLAIATIGACAGFSAICGSTNATAATMATVTIPEMRRYHYDLGLASGTVAAAGSLGILIPPSVIFIVYGILTEQSIGKLFAAGILPGILLASLFVLTVYIRVRRHPHLAPCGPSSSSVEKWQAFTGFIETFFIFGLVMGGIFFGLFTPTEAAGIGAFLTLLVALIRRNLTWQGFVRSLADTTRISCMVMVIVAGAIVFGHFMAVTRLPYDLANWVAGLPLPAFVIVCLIILVYIMGGCFMDSLAMIILTVPIFYPIITKLGFDPIWFGVVIVLITEMGVITPPVGVNVYVVYGVAKDIPLETIFRGVMPMLLALIVCNLLILFFPQIALFLPGLMR; encoded by the coding sequence ATGAGTCTGATGACTATCGGCGTGCTGGGGATTGTCGTTCTGATCGCGCTGTTGTTTTCGAATATGCCGGTTGGATTCGTCATGGGATTTATCGGATTTCTCGGGTTTTGGTACGTGCGGGGGCTCGAAGCCGGTCTGAGCCTGCTGATCCGGGATTTCTTCGAAGTGTTTTCCTCCTACGGCCTTACCGTAATTCCCCTGTTCGTCTTCATGGGGCAGATCGCCTTCTATTCGGGTATCAGCAGAAGGCTCTACGATGCCGCATACATCCTCATCGGCAACCGTCCCGGCGGACTTGCCATCGCGACGATCGGCGCCTGCGCAGGATTTTCCGCCATCTGCGGGTCCACCAACGCTACAGCGGCCACCATGGCCACGGTGACCATCCCGGAAATGAGACGCTACCACTATGATCTGGGGCTCGCCAGCGGAACGGTCGCGGCCGCGGGAAGTCTCGGCATCCTGATTCCGCCCAGCGTCATTTTTATCGTGTACGGCATTCTGACCGAGCAGTCCATCGGCAAACTGTTTGCGGCGGGAATTCTTCCCGGAATTCTTCTCGCTTCGCTCTTTGTCCTGACGGTCTATATCCGGGTACGCAGGCATCCGCATCTGGCTCCTTGTGGTCCGAGCAGCTCATCCGTCGAAAAATGGCAGGCCTTTACCGGTTTCATCGAAACCTTTTTCATTTTCGGTCTTGTCATGGGAGGCATTTTCTTCGGGCTGTTCACACCCACCGAAGCAGCCGGCATTGGCGCCTTTCTCACCCTGCTTGTTGCCTTGATCCGCAGGAATCTGACATGGCAGGGGTTTGTCCGATCCCTTGCTGACACGACCCGTATCAGTTGCATGGTCATGGTGATTGTCGCCGGTGCCATCGTATTCGGGCATTTCATGGCCGTAACCCGTCTTCCATACGATCTGGCCAATTGGGTGGCCGGCCTTCCCCTGCCTGCTTTCGTCATCGTCTGCCTGATCATCCTCGTCTACATCATGGGCGGCTGTTTCATGGACTCCCTCGCCATGATCATCCTGACGGTGCCCATTTTCTACCCCATCATAACCAAACTCGGATTTGATCCGATATGGTTCGGTGTCGTCATCGTGCTGATTACGGAAATGGGGGTCATTACCCCGCCGGTAGGTGTCAACGTATATGTCGTATACGGTGTGGCAAAGGACATTCCCCTGGAAACAATTTTCCGGGGGGTTATGCCCATGCTCTTGGCTCTGATTGTGTGCAACCTCCTTATTCTCTTCTTTCCGCAAATTGCCTTGTTTCTTCCCGGACTGATGCGATAG